The following DNA comes from Hordeum vulgare subsp. vulgare chromosome 3H, MorexV3_pseudomolecules_assembly, whole genome shotgun sequence.
tgtatcccattatataattgaatggggctttctcaggattattaaggaagtacataatattttccacgtaacgagcatcgagggttttaggaggttccccatctccatgagtagcaagtacacctaagttttttggtatttcgtgttccatatccataactaaagatagagaacaacttagaacagcaaataaatctacttagtgataaagcaaacaagcacacacgaggatattcaccccacgctattgctccccggcaacggcgccagaaaaaggtcttgataacccacaagtataggggatcaattgtagcctttctcgataagtaagagtgtcgaacccaacgaggagctaaaggtaggacaaatattccctcaagttctatcgaccaccgatacaactctacgcacactttacgttcgctttacctagaacaagtatgaaactagaagtactttgtaggagtgaaaggataggcttgcaagaaagtaaagaacacgtaaataaaactaggggctggttagataaagaaacaactacgagtgtctaacgagtgtggaaaagtggtggtaggagttgcggaattgtccctaagcaattgactacgttactagatcgatagcaagtaccatgtgggagaggcctctgctagcatgtcatcccttacttggaattctatgcacttatgattggaactattagcaagcgtccgcaagtaCTAAcgctcattaaggtaaaacccaaccatagcaataagatatattggtcccccttcaatcccatatgcatcaatttctatgctaggtttgaagcttttatcactctagcctgccaatacatagtcctatcaacatacaactaaccctatggtgtgatccaactgtcttcttattaataataaagagtacaacgcagattcaaacaaggtagttccggtacggcctACAAAACAGGAAAAATGCTATGCtatccgctgcaggcccacgatcacgaccacggctcagtcctctggatagttcacgtaaaggcgatctgtctcctcgtcgtactgccacgccagctgggtgccgttgggatcatctgtctctggggtacctgtacctgctggaagtttcggaggaatccgtgagccacggggactcagcaatctaggacCTTGGTGCCAAATCTATTCACGTCATTTGGGtgaggaagggatgaagtgttttaggctgctgcaacctatgattgaataagtggctaacttacgctaaaaaagaagtgaaagtggtctacgctaacgatcgagaatacctgatcagaaagtgatcctgaacacctacctacggcattcataacccccccgtgttcccgatcgaagagagatctccgaagggacagtcacggttacgcacacagttggcatattttattagtttatgtttaagttctctaataccggatgttaacaaaatattccaagttgccacataaccgcgggcacggctttccgaaagattaaaccctgcaggggtgctccaactagtccatcacaaacgaacacaggccgcaaaggcatcctctatcacgattctcgtgatctcgtcggattccttagaggaaaacctcaactctggggaaaaccaaagcttcactgggattcctatatgcaagatataccgctaaggtaagacacgactagcaggacctcccgacgtgtcgacgaccctgataagagccgcgtatctcagtctcaggacacgccggatgagcgatggttaccacgccaaaacaccgagttgccccggggagcgtaataagctgctctggtttggaccaacactcatgaggagcattggcccgggctgttgattaaattcctcggggtagctattccctatgcagattattattaggtgattagcaaatagtaccaatgttgggtcctgccggacaagccttaacactacacaatttatcaagtgggtccccataacaaccccgaacgtgttaggagcgatcattatggaatcaaacaccggtaaccggtaactaaggcggcaataacggaacaagacacccggcaaaaggctaggcctcccatcatttaccagtatatagatacattaattaaataacagaatttaatataatgatatcaagctcatgtcatcacatgagtttaaaacacctgcaactaacaatgctaacattagtagctgagcaagcctacctagccatacaagtttgctaggaaagagttcaaggtataggctcatggcatatgaagaggcaatatattttcagtggtaggcagcgagcaatttgacatggaatcgaagctaacataacaagtctagatatgggatcaaggtcatatcatcttgcctgtgatatcctcagcttggaatggttctagatcgtcctgcacgtactctcctgactccacgtattcgttctccgctcccggggctacccaacataagaataacagccaatgaacagcagcaccacaaaatgcaacaatcacatgatgcatgagatgaaagttgagcatgcatcactatttctatcactagcacaagcaaaaataactacagcaagtttctggacagaactttgcactaactatttggacatgcatgggaatgacatgaacagatgcagctcgtaaaaacggtgcaaaaccatataaagtacattgcaaacggagctacggatcaaaggaatcaacgatacaagatatgaagctctacgtgaaagattcaacaccacacacacaattggcacaaatctggtattcccaggttgccaagacatatattaacccaacatgaatgaaatggagcaaggtagaacaccacaacaacaattaagcacaaactttgagCAAAacggcaaaactacataatctgccagtttctgcatcttagctgtttgggagcaacatgcaacatagctacaggtcttcaaatatgacaaataatatatgtggctgttgccaaccaagaacactacaagccccagcatgaatcacagcaaaaggaattaaactctagaagatacaaggccacaaactttcccaaaaccatcagatctcagggacttggtgaaaattcctgcaactgagtttctgtttctgttctgaagcttttgtacagcaatcaaaacacaagctactggactccaaatgacttgaaaattgacaggaagcttcaaaaacataccaggttcaaaatactagcactgaactaagtccagttctcaacataatgaccagcacatcctcatctacaggggaagaaaatgttttcatcatcccagacttagtgaaattttcagagttcaaaaatctggaattttccagccacatgcccactttgtctaggcatagtttgcacacacatgttaccaagaggtgattgacaccactatggtgttgagcacaaacccctactattaacacacaaagatccatgcccttgggctccatctataccatggaatcaaggaccaaacttccaacaaaatgtaaatgcaactccataaggtatgcttctaagatgacaatacaTAGGTGAGTTttgtgtgcacaatgacaaagtgacatgggggtttgaaccccatgtttgtgtcatgcacatcaacaacaccaacacacacaatacctcactagaactagcatcaagctcaacacaaaaataactctaagctaacaagagagtgtgcacacccccacatatgggcatgtgatggtacacactctcacatgcattactaggaacaccctaggaatcatgtcatcctcaaaatgcaacccccacaacaatctaCCCTAGCTTAACTAGGAATCCACACCTACACATGTTATGATGGCAATGAACACTAGGATAAGCTCACAAACATAATTAAAGGTGGTGAGGGAGGGCACCCCTACATTCACACAAACTTGCCCAAGGCCACCATCATGAGGACAACTAGCACCCACATGCACTACCCTAGCAAGGCACACAAGTGAGATCACAAatatacacacacttgcacacacatcaCACCTCAAGCACCATCTCACAAGCCCCTAGACCCACACCACTACTACCATCACAAATCTACTCCTACTCCTCCAACAAGTAACATGGAAGTAAGAAATACATAGGCATAGATTCACACCACTACTACCATCACAATCTACTCCTACTCCTCCAACAAGTAACATGGAAGGAAGAAATACATAGGGCAAAGTATTCCCTGAGCTGGACATGGAGTTGCACACATAGACAAGAAAAACATCTGcaaaaacaggaagaaaagaaaaagaatctggggctctctgggattcgaaccccagatcccCTAGTGCAACAAATCCACAACATACCACTGCGCTGCTGCACTAGCTGTTGACAGGAGAAGGGAAAACGCAGGGTAAGTTTGCCTGCAGGTCACTGAACCGAATTAATCAAAACAATCTAAcaaaaaggcgccgagggggggactcgaacccacgccctcctacaggcgcaTGCGATGACAGTGCAATTACTACCAACAGGCTACGGTTCGGAGTCTGGCTATAACAGGCAGGGAAAAACAGAAAAACCCTCTCCACTGCAGAGGAGAGGCCCGCCGGCGGCCGAACCAGAGAGAGCTGGCGGCGCCTCTCCCGTCTACCACCGGCAGGGGGAACTCTCGGCGGGGGACGCGGGAACctcaggggttccattcccgccctgagcacgggaaaaggCGCCCCCTTGGCTACCCGGACTGCACCGGCGTTTCTCTGCTACGGCAGTACTGCTAGACTGGAAGCACGTCGACGGAGAACTCCGGCTGCCCGtcgagctgctgctgctactgcgccACTAGGCTTACCCGACGCTACCCTGCTGCCGCGGCTCGCTAGCAACGCCCTGCTACGCTACTGCGTCTCGTCTCTCCACTCAACAACACACGCACGAGCTCGACACAGAACTACGGCTAGCTGGAGCcgacgagggagaagggaggacgaaggaaggggaaggcgcctcaccttggggaaggaaggagggaaccCACGACGACGAGACGACAGAGAGGGAGGGGCGAACTGCTGCTGCTacagaagtagaggaagaagacccCTGGACCGAGGCGATGACGGGGTcctggccgtcgttgaggtcgctcctcgacctcagcgatggcgggaatggagcgcggggcaccaccccgagcccctggacatggccaccggtgccggagacgacggaacGCGGGGTTGACGGCGGCGGcgctgcactctctctctctctgctacttctacagaagcttaccaggggaagaaagagagaaggggaaggtggcggcgctggggagaaggagagggaaccctagggtggaggaggaggacctgGGCTCCTTATAtggtctcgggaggcgagcttgagccgctggattgagggggaggcgatcgggaggtgGAGCTTAGGTCGTACGagagtgacgtcgggaggaagaagaaaacgacTCACCAGTGGGCTCTGTCGCCAGGGATacgggccaaggaggaggagggggctcgcCTGGGCTGCAACTGGACAGGGGGAGCATGGGCCACCGAAGGGAGGAGGCCCATGTTGTGCCAGGGAAAAAAACGCTGGGGAGGGTTttctatttagtttaaaaacacacAGAGAAAATAATAAACCACAAGATAAGCTACTGTgacaaaaatcaaaaggaaatacctcctggtcataaggaattatggcccaatagaataaaataggaaagcaatatttggagccaattgaaataaatgcaaaacagtaattaatttactgttttgggtttatttgcacctttaaaaatcaaagaacaaatcagcaaaattacacctcctcataaccacaatttactctaaccaccagacatttttaGAATAGCTTTTGGGAAGAAGGAGTTTTGACATGAGATATAAGGGGGAAAAGGATTTGAAATAGCAAGGAACTTTGAGGTCACAaagcactcactcctacactccacacaccattatcacatgagcatcaacacaagatattaccAAACCACAACATCACACCTAACAAGATCACATGCATTCATATCACCACAATACTAACTCCTAGTAAGTACATATCCCAACATGAACATGACATGCAATCACAAGGTAAGGCAAGGAAtgagatggcatggatgcatgcatgctaatgaaaaatagaaggtgacacatgaaatcatacatgcatagcaactctcatgacaaagtcaaggtggtcccacatggaaggttacaaaaagggaaagtcctacacttggggcattacacaagcgtccgcaactactaacgttcattaaggtaaaacccaaccatagcaataagatatattggccccccttcaatcccatatgcatcaatttctatgctaggtttgaagcttttgtcactctagcctgccaatacatagtcctatcaacatacaactaaccctatggtgtgatccacgcgcgcgatcatatgatgggcaccaaaggacaacaacataaccacaagcaaattaaaccaatcatagcaattcatcaatcatcgataggacaacgataatctactcagacatcataggatatcaacacatcattggataataatatgtagcataaagcaccatgttcaagtagagggtacagcgggttgcgggagagtgaaccgctgaatatagatgggggaatatgatggagatgttggtgaagatgacggaggtgttggtgtagatcgccgtcacacgatgatgtcccgggcggcgttccggcgccgccgggagagaggtggagagagcccccctccttattcttcttccttgacctcctccctagatgggagaagggttcccctctggtccatggcctccatggcggcggagggacgggagcccctccgagattggatctctctctctctgtgtccttctgtttgtgcgctcccagattctgcgtttcaccgtttcttaaattaccggagatccgtaactccaattgggctgaaattttaatacgattttcttctggatattatctttcttgcggcgaaagaagggctccaaccgccttaaggagtggccacaagcctgccagccgccgccgtatctcctggtggcggctagagggcttgtgggccctccgtgcatcgactCGCGTTgatttcttcccaaaaatcataaatattacaaaaaaatccccgtaattttttattacgtttggacttcgtttggtatggatattctgcgaaacgaaaaacatgcaacaaacatgaactgacactggatcaatatgttagtccaaaaaaaagtatagaaagttgccaaaagtatatgaaagttgtagaatattggcatgaaacaataaaaaattatagatacgacggagatgtatcacacaTCTCATAGGCATTTGTGTCATTTGCAACATGGTGAAAATATATTATGGTTGATGTACAACCGAATCATACCTACTGCCTTTATTGCAACACTCTCCGTTCTTCTTCCGTGACTCTTGTGGGTATCTTGTCTTTCACAATTGGCTCATACAAATCCTTGCAATAAAGGGTGTCTTCCATCATGGGCTTCCATAATGAGTAATTGGAAGAATCAAGTGTCATCATGCCACTTGTAGTAGCGCTTTCTTCCAAAGCCATTGTGAGCAACACTTCCAGCAACAATCAAGCAACTGGGATTAGCAACCTTCTAAGCAACCAAGGCTCTGATGCCACTCTATTGGGAATTAGCACACAAATGCACTTGTGGTTAACTGAAAACTGCAGCGGGACCAAAGTAATCTCAACACCACATCATGTACTAACTCAAGGATCGTCGCTTAGCATGGAAGGAAGCATATGCAACAACATATATGGAGTAGAAAATGTTACTCAGCAGACAAGATGCTTCTGAGACAAGTGTCTTGTGGCAGGAGTAACTTTTTGGACACCAACAATCATCAACAAAAGAGACACCCGATTTTTACGTGGAAAACCCCTCAACttgagaggaaaaaccatggaccgAAGCCACCCAAATCCTCTTCCACTATTATCAAATGTGGGATACAATAAGTTTCTTCTCTAGATAGCACTAGGGGATCTCATACATCAAGATTTATAAATCTTGGATGAACACAACAAGATTTAGGGCTCAAGAGCTAGGGATTGGAACAATCTCACCAAAGATGGTCGAACCACAACTTGAAGGATACAAGGTAGTGGATCTGGATcatcacaagcttggggaggagcTCCCTTTGCTTCTTCCTTCAATCTTTCTCTTCTCCCCTTTCTCACTTggttttctctcttcttctccaaTGGAGGCTGAAATGATTTTCGTCACACTAGGTGATGGCTGCTGGATGGAGGGTAAAGCATCATCATCCACTCGTGTGCAAACACCAAAATGACCCTAGGTCATAACCCTAATGGGTAGTGGGCTTGCACCTCTTTTGGGCTGCCTAAAAGGCCTCAAATGGTTATCTCCTTACAACCCACATGAGGAGGATATCCCAACAATGCACACACATAAATATCATACAAGATCGATGCTATACCCTAGGTGGAttaataaagaaagaaaaaaaataccaatGATGATCCATGCCAAGTTGTTGTTGAGCCAACGAAGATGATGCAAGTGCACACTATCCGGACGTGGACACAACCACATAAAATGAAAATCATACACACACTAAGCAAGCAACCCAACTCCGTACACAGACTCAAACACATAATTAAGTTGACGCAGGAGTGAAGCCAATCATAGATCAAGCCGGCGAGAAGAGACAATACTTCAATACCACCAAAATCCAACATAGAAGACCCTTAGGCTACTTATAGTGAGaaatatcatatactagtatcgtgcatatgatattagtgtatgatactacctaCACAGTACATAATACCAtagaatagtactccctccgttactaaatataagtctttttagaggtttcattaatggactacatacagatgtatatagacatactttagagtatagattcactcattttgcttcgtatgtagacacctagtaaaATTcttaagacttatatttaggtacggaggaagTATCATATATGGTCTCATTCATTGCCATGCATGACACAAAGTAGTACATCATTTATCATGATACGGTATCTATCTATGTTACTCTATCCTTTTATCTCATTTTTAATTCTCTGCCACATCAGTATGTTTACTATTCCCGGGTGTATGATACCATCTAAGATACCATCACTATGTCCAGCCTTAGCGATCACACGCCTTGCTGCAAGTGTATATCGGTCATGAATTTACGTATGTCACCAACCCCGGACAATACAACACAAACCTTCATTGCACCTCCATGGTCGTGATCAACTGCCACTATCTCCGTCAAACCAGCCAGCATCATCGGCCATGCACCACCTCCACAATGCCACACCGTAACGATGGATCATCTATTCATCTGTACCCCCTGGCACGCAGACAACCCACAAAAACCGCCATCACCAGTCCCATCAACGAGGCGCACTCGAAAATGATGGTGAACACAACACCAAGCGCAACCATCATCCATTTCGTGCAGATCGGTATATAGGATTCCCTTGAAGCATTCTGGGACGGGAATCGGTAGGTACTGCATGTTGACGCCTTTAGCAAAGGAACTATGCACAAAGGTGTTGTAAAACTATGAGAGCGATATAGTTCACCGAACAACAAGGCAATCAAACAGGACATCCGAACAAAAGAAAGAAATGGCAACTGTAAAGATTAGGACTCCTCGAAACTATTATTAACCAGTAATAAAGCGCGGCCTAGGTCGGCTAAAATGACAGTAAAAACACTACCCTACTCTACCCTACATGTCGTGTATTTCTTCAGCGTAACTCCCAGATGTTACGAATTCCCTGTCTATTCAACCTGGGATTTATAAACTCGTCGCAGCCTCCACCACGACTGACAATGGAAGAAAAGTATCAGCATGCAGATTTgacgggcggcgacggcaggcccAGCCCTGCTCCTCCTTTCGTAGATTGTTCCAGCGCCAGCAGCCGTAGCCCGAAATCTAGCCCCTGAAGGAAAGAGGTTCCGATCAGACAACAGTGCATAACCATGCAAAAGGATCTTGGTTGAGAGAAGAGAAACTAACCGGGAGCTCTCCTTGCTTCATGGATCTTGTAACCACCGGCCGCTGCAAGCCTTCCTGTGGCAAATGAACATAACCATGTTAGACGACCGTGATTTGTGCTGGCTTTTGTATTACATTTTTTTTTTTGCAGACGAAGGCTATGTGGTGTAGCTCAGCTACCCAAACATCTACTCCCATGATGATTCAGGTCTTTTTAAGCAAGGGAGATGCTGTAACAAGTTCTTGAAGAAGCCCTGTGATTGCAAGATCAGTAATTTTTGGTTGAGTTCTTACCAGGCGATTCGGCAGCACCCCAACTTTTGGTTCTATGAATTGGAGGAGATACGACACGCCAGCCAATTGGCAATCCTGTTGATACAATAGCGTTAGTCACCAAATGTTATCTGCTGAACTCACTCCTGGTATCTAGAACTTTGTAATGGAATCCTTTTGCTAGAAAAGTAGAAATCACAGCACAGAATCCTTTATTTTTTCAGTGACAGGTGGTAGCAGTGTAGAACAGATTCCCGGCGGTTAAGAAGATAGAAGCAATGAAGTAAACATTTATGTGTGGAGGAGCCTACCTGCTTGTCTTGAATGGAATCCAACTTTCCATCCTGCAGAAGCAATACAGTAATTTAAGTTAGCTCAGCTGAAAGACTGGCAATCAATAGTTTCCAAATGATAGTCCAATAAAAGCTTACCATATTAAAAGCCAACTTTTTGAGATTTTCCATTTCTGCACCGATATCCTTGAGTTTCATCCGTGCGCCGACAACCTGAAAGAAGAAAATGGGACATTTGTAATTCACCAAGTAACTTGAATGTTTACTAGTAACAATCAACCATTGAAAAAAAAGTACTCAAATCCACTATTCAAATtaagctgcgccgtgtgcagttaCCATTACAACAGAAATTTAAGAAGTACCTCATCTCTTATTTGTCCAGACATCTCCTTTTGCTTATCCAATTTATCATCCAACCTTTGTATACGCTGTGTCAAGTGCCTTTTAGCAGCCTTCAGATTGAGAAAAAGATGTTAGTACTTGATAGTTCAACTGCCTTCTTAACATAAAATGGGAACAATAAAATAAATCGATATTCAACATTTCTAGCACGAAAGGAGAGGCAAATTAGGTACATATTCCAATTGATTAGCCTTTTTGGAGTCATATTAACCAGGGCAGTTTGAGAATCAGTTTCCAACCCAGATTGCCAATGCATTTGATTTGAAGAAAACTGATCTAACTATAAATAATAGTCACATAGTTTTAGGAAATATGAGCTAAAGCTCCAAGTTATTTAAGAAAACACTTCTTCCAAGATCATTGCCATTGCGACCTTCTTTTCTGTTGGAAACAGGTCAGCAGTACCACAAGAATGACTAGAGATTTTTTTTTTAACAATGactagtgaatagtgactttaagTCAAATATATCTGAGAGCAAATGGGTCCTTGTATGGTGAACACCAAAATTGGTGTCACATCCATAGTTATAACAAGCACGAGTGGTGCCATTATCCTTTTGAGGTACAACATAGATGGTAGTGCATTACCTCATGAATGCATTAAGCCAAGAAGGTTAAAACATAACAATTTTGCACAATACAAAGAAGGTATCATTATCTAGAATCACAGATGACTAATATAGGAATAAAGGAGATGGTGACCCTTTTCCAATCAAATATAACTGGGAAAAGTATTTTATACTAACAGCAAGAGAGTTCTGCACTTGTTCCAGATGCTTTGTCATGCTTGAAACAGCACTGGCCATATTTTTCTTCGTGACGTACATTATGCTAGAAAATGAGATACCCTGAAAACATGCATATGCAAGTAAATATATGATAAATAAATCGATGTATTGATGATTTGATCAGGAAGTAAAAGCTTGAATTAAACCAAGCACGGCTAGGCAGAtaaccagcacaagatcaataAATACCCAAAGGATAAACAAGTAAATGACGCTTTTTATGCACATGTGTACCGATTGACAGGGGCAACAAGGTTTAGAAGTTAAAAACCATATAAAACTTAATAATAAGAGAATAAGCAACTCTAGGCAGGATTTCACATAATTGCGAACAATGTGGCAGAACCACCACTTTTAGTTTCTACTAAAAGTACGAAATGACAATGAGTAGTTATAGAACTATGAGTTGGTGTGGGTTACAGGTTACTTGGAATTACCTCGTAATTGCAGAGTTATGACACAACTAGTACCCTACTAATTATCTCTTAACTGTAGACTTGCTCAAGATTTTAGAGATATTTAATGTCTGCCCTTCTCCTTCGAGTGATTTGGGATACATAAATTCAATGATGAAAATTATAGTTCAAATTTTGTTTTCACATATATGATGTATTTTACAAGCAGGGTTTGTTAAGGAAAAATGTGTACTGCACATGATGGTTGCCGGTCTTTCTTGAAATATCGCAAAAATTGTTGAAGATTGAGGGCTAACATAAAGTAGATAACACGTACTTTCCACCACATATAGGCATAGCCCACCACTCCAGCAGCTGCAGCAGGTGCTATGAAAGCTGACAGAACTGCAAACAGAGGAAAAATAGATGTAACGTGAACAAAACACAGCCTACAAAAAAGAATGAACAAAATACAAGAGGCAGAATTTAAGCAGCAATGGAACATATTAGGTATTTTATACACTTTTCAACTGCAGTTTGTTAGACTACTTGTCCCCTGTAATGTTTCTATTTCTGTAATAATCAAACTGTCATGAACATCAAATATATTGGTATATTAATCTAAGAAAAGGTGTATCTGCACTCTGGAGTGTAGCAGAACACAACCGTACTTCACTCTTATTTTGGAAGACATTATTGCACTAGAAAATAGTGCACTATTAGCGATATTTTGCTAATAGCGgggtatttttttattattaatcATTATTAGACCCCTTAATGTTATGGGAACAAGGATATGCTAAGTAATGTTAATGAAGACATGGTTGGATAGGTACAACAAAGGAAATTTCGGGACAGCAGATGAACGTACCATTGTTGCCAGGGTCGATATGAACAACAGTTGGAGTTGCCATTGACAAATGTCGGATCTCCCTCGTAAGTGCTTGCAGCTAAAATTGGTAGAGAACATAATTAAGCCACTGGATATAAACATACTCTGTACGGTAATTTCTTTTCGGCGTGCGTCACACTGATCGATCGACGCGATTGGTTGGTTTGATCAGCGCGGTTTTACAATCACCACAACGCCATTATAATGCAGAGAGCACACACCTGAAGGCTCAACGTGGCATTCTCTTGGGCGGCGCTGCTGTCCACTCCTTTCTCGCGAAGAAACTCCTGCCGAACCACCGCCGCAGCACATAAAAGTCAGAACAGGAATTAGACAAGCGCTGTCGCCGCCGGCCGGCCGACACCGCGGAATCGAAGTGACCGATCGAAGCGAGGCGGCAACGAATAAATCGAGCTAGTGATCGATCGCGCGCGCGCGCACGCACCTGGAAATCCTTGAGGATGTCGGAGAAGCGGGAGGCGCGGCCGTCGCCGAGGACGATGGGGGCGGCGAAACCTGCACGTACGCGCGATCGATAGATAGATCCGTCAGGAAAAGCAGGCACGGGAGGCCGAGCTCGCGACC
Coding sequences within:
- the LOC123441471 gene encoding uncharacterized protein LOC123441471; its protein translation is MATASVHLGRYVLLAGVGFAAPIVLGDGRASRFSDILKDFQEFLREKGVDSSAAQENATLSLQLQALTREIRHLSMATPTVVHIDPGNNVLSAFIAPAAAAGVVGYAYMWWKGISFSSIMYVTKKNMASAVSSMTKHLEQVQNSLAAAKRHLTQRIQRLDDKLDKQKEMSGQIRDEVVGARMKLKDIGAEMENLKKLAFNMDGKLDSIQDKQDCQLAGVSYLLQFIEPKVGVLPNRLEGLQRPVVTRSMKQGELPGLDFGLRLLALEQSTKGGAGLGLPSPPVKSAC